A region from the Bradyrhizobium erythrophlei genome encodes:
- a CDS encoding caspase family protein: MRFWIAALSVAALLVSGNAALADKRVAFVVGNGAYKNVAPLPNPAVDARSMAALLRNVGFDVVEGTNLTRDKMTEKLLDFGKRAEGADVALFFYAGHGIAVNGANYLLPIDADLKSEMDVKLGAAINVDLTLEQTMADAKVKLVFLDACRDNPFAAKIRSAKATRSLSVSSGLADMKSGEGMLIAFATGPGQTALDGEAGTNSPFTRALLANIAAPGVEIQQAMTKVRAQVNEETNRNQLPWGHTDLIGSVYLNPVAGAADANAAAPNTPAVASGPTSEVELEFWRSIKDSNKPEELNAYLTNYPNGQFKSLALARIAPLQDGPSTTTRNLTTGIDPATFTQEADQTAEDGLGLDKGQRRDVQRRLTALGFDTRASGKFDDSTRVVITRWQAARGYPRTGYLNTLQLKALQSEVTATRVASADDGDDQPSHHAGRHGGGGGRHYRGGGPGAFFGGMMGGLFRR; the protein is encoded by the coding sequence ATGCGCTTCTGGATCGCAGCACTTTCAGTCGCAGCACTGCTCGTCAGCGGCAACGCCGCGCTTGCCGACAAGCGCGTCGCCTTCGTGGTCGGCAATGGCGCCTACAAGAACGTGGCGCCGCTCCCGAACCCGGCGGTCGACGCCAGGTCGATGGCCGCGCTGTTGCGCAATGTCGGCTTCGACGTGGTGGAGGGCACTAACCTTACCCGCGACAAGATGACCGAGAAGCTCCTGGACTTCGGCAAGCGGGCCGAAGGCGCCGATGTCGCGCTGTTCTTCTATGCCGGCCACGGCATCGCCGTGAACGGCGCCAATTACCTGTTGCCGATCGACGCCGACCTCAAATCCGAGATGGACGTCAAGCTCGGCGCCGCCATCAATGTCGATCTCACGCTGGAGCAGACCATGGCCGATGCCAAGGTCAAGCTGGTGTTCCTCGACGCCTGCCGCGACAACCCGTTCGCGGCCAAAATCCGTTCGGCCAAGGCCACCCGCAGCCTGTCGGTGTCCTCCGGCCTTGCCGATATGAAATCCGGCGAAGGCATGCTGATCGCGTTCGCCACCGGCCCCGGCCAGACTGCGCTCGACGGCGAAGCCGGCACCAACAGCCCGTTCACCCGCGCGCTGCTGGCCAACATTGCCGCGCCCGGCGTCGAAATCCAGCAGGCGATGACCAAGGTTCGCGCCCAGGTCAATGAAGAGACCAACAGGAACCAATTGCCGTGGGGCCACACCGACCTGATCGGGTCGGTGTATCTCAATCCGGTTGCGGGTGCGGCGGATGCAAATGCCGCAGCGCCGAATACGCCGGCCGTTGCTTCCGGCCCGACTTCCGAAGTCGAGCTGGAGTTCTGGCGCTCAATCAAGGACTCCAACAAGCCGGAAGAGCTCAACGCCTATCTGACCAATTATCCGAACGGCCAGTTCAAGTCGCTGGCGCTGGCCCGCATTGCCCCGCTGCAGGATGGTCCCTCGACCACGACCCGCAACCTGACCACCGGTATCGACCCCGCGACCTTCACCCAGGAAGCCGACCAGACCGCCGAAGACGGGCTCGGCCTCGACAAGGGCCAGCGCCGCGACGTGCAGCGCCGGCTCACCGCGCTCGGCTTCGACACCAGGGCGAGCGGCAAGTTCGACGACTCCACCCGCGTCGTGATCACCCGCTGGCAGGCCGCGCGCGGCTATCCCAGGACCGGTTACCTGAACACGCTGCAGCTGAAGGCTTTGCAGTCCGAGGTCACCGCGACCAGGGTCGCTTCCGCAGATGACGGCGACGACCAGCCGTCGCATCACGCCGGCCGTCACGGCGGCGGAGGCGGCCGCCACTATCGCGGCGGCGGACCCGGCGCGTTCTTCGGCGGCATGATGGGTGGACTGTTCCGGAGGTAG
- a CDS encoding phospholipid carrier-dependent glycosyltransferase → MRESPSVSSISAARNATIAIIVFVAAHFALLIGVTTPEKFYFDEVHYVPAARQMLEPVMPQPMLNPMHPPLAKQLIALSIRALGDEPLGWRYPAVLFGALSIVAMYLCGLALFAAQGPAIAAALLAFFNQMLFVQSRIAMLDIFALAFSLFAIAAFMQGFRQVRPHLMFALAGLNFGLSAACKWSGVFALAVSIVIVAVIRLMQSWRTRFADGHALDWYRPDLWPDFKSYHFAACFVLVPAVVYLASFVPLYGLSVPDIWEAQRRIFGDNTTTAIAGHTYMSSWPSWPLLIRPVWYLFDKIGDDRIAAVVFLGNPLVLWPALAALGVCLRDWIVTRRRDAFLILAFYFGTWLAWAMLPRTLGFIYYYLPAATMASLAVVYALRRGNSPRWLLWGFVAFAFAGFAAMLPVSAAFVGTSMATFGRLMLFQSWI, encoded by the coding sequence GTGCGCGAATCGCCGTCTGTTTCCAGCATTTCGGCGGCACGCAATGCCACAATCGCCATAATCGTATTTGTCGCCGCGCATTTCGCGCTTCTGATCGGCGTCACCACGCCGGAAAAATTCTATTTCGACGAAGTGCACTACGTGCCGGCCGCGCGCCAGATGCTCGAGCCGGTGATGCCGCAGCCGATGCTCAACCCGATGCATCCGCCACTGGCAAAACAGCTGATCGCGCTGTCGATCCGCGCCCTCGGGGATGAGCCGCTGGGCTGGCGCTATCCAGCGGTGTTGTTCGGCGCGCTTTCGATCGTGGCGATGTATCTCTGCGGCCTCGCGCTGTTCGCGGCGCAAGGGCCGGCCATCGCAGCCGCCTTGCTCGCTTTTTTCAACCAGATGCTGTTCGTGCAGTCGCGGATTGCGATGCTGGATATTTTCGCCCTGGCCTTCAGCCTGTTCGCGATTGCGGCGTTCATGCAGGGTTTCCGGCAGGTGCGCCCGCATCTCATGTTCGCGCTCGCAGGCTTGAACTTTGGCCTCTCGGCCGCGTGCAAATGGAGCGGCGTATTCGCGCTCGCCGTCTCGATCGTCATCGTCGCCGTGATCCGCCTGATGCAAAGCTGGCGCACGCGGTTCGCTGACGGTCACGCACTCGACTGGTACCGGCCGGACCTGTGGCCGGATTTCAAATCCTATCATTTCGCCGCCTGCTTCGTGCTCGTGCCGGCGGTCGTCTATCTCGCGAGCTTCGTGCCGCTCTATGGATTGTCGGTTCCCGATATCTGGGAAGCACAGCGCCGGATCTTCGGCGACAACACCACGACCGCGATCGCCGGCCACACCTATATGAGTTCGTGGCCGAGCTGGCCGCTGCTGATTCGGCCGGTCTGGTATCTCTTTGACAAGATCGGCGACGACCGGATCGCGGCGGTGGTGTTCCTCGGCAATCCGCTCGTGCTGTGGCCGGCGCTGGCTGCGCTTGGCGTCTGCCTGCGCGACTGGATCGTGACGCGCCGGCGCGATGCATTCCTGATCCTGGCGTTTTATTTCGGGACCTGGCTCGCCTGGGCGATGCTGCCGCGGACGCTGGGATTCATCTATTACTATCTGCCGGCCGCGACGATGGCTTCGCTCGCGGTGGTCTATGCATTGCGGCGCGGCAACAGCCCGCGCTGGCTGTTATGGGGCTTTGTCGCGTTCGCATTCGCCGGCTTTGCCGCGATGCTGCCGGTCTCGGCCGCCTTTGTCGGAACGTCGATGGCGACCTTCGGTCGGCTGATGCTGTTTCAGAGCTGGATATAA
- a CDS encoding rhodanese-related sulfurtransferase, whose translation MTYRVAAFYQFAPLPDFRELREPLRALCAGLKLKGSVLLAHEGINGTLAGEAGAIGELAGELRDGALFGGRLDNLELKFSQAQAMPFQRLKIRLKKEIVTLGTTEADPTRQVGIYVDPVDWNELIAAPDTLLIDTRNAFEVALGTFAGAVDPGIRSFGQFKEFAARHLDPAKHRRIAMFCTGGIRCEKASSYLLSRGFTEVYHLKGGILKYLEGVPEADSRWRGECFVFDERVSLGQGLRERQEEQQSDE comes from the coding sequence ATGACGTACCGGGTCGCCGCATTCTATCAATTCGCCCCGCTGCCCGATTTTCGGGAGCTGCGCGAGCCGTTGCGTGCGCTTTGCGCCGGCCTGAAGTTGAAGGGCAGCGTGCTGCTGGCGCATGAGGGGATCAACGGCACCCTGGCAGGCGAGGCCGGCGCCATCGGCGAGTTGGCCGGCGAATTGCGCGACGGCGCCCTGTTCGGCGGCCGGCTCGACAATCTCGAACTGAAGTTTTCTCAGGCCCAGGCGATGCCGTTTCAGCGCCTGAAAATCCGCCTGAAAAAGGAGATCGTCACCCTCGGCACAACCGAGGCCGACCCGACCCGGCAGGTCGGCATCTATGTCGATCCCGTCGACTGGAACGAGCTGATCGCAGCTCCCGATACGCTTCTGATCGATACCCGCAACGCCTTCGAGGTCGCGCTGGGGACATTCGCCGGTGCCGTCGATCCCGGCATCAGGAGCTTCGGCCAATTCAAGGAATTCGCCGCACGCCATCTCGATCCCGCAAAGCACCGGCGGATCGCCATGTTCTGCACCGGCGGCATCCGCTGCGAAAAGGCATCGAGCTATCTGCTGTCGCGCGGCTTCACCGAGGTCTACCACCTCAAGGGCGGCATCCTGAAATATCTGGAAGGCGTGCCGGAGGCCGACAGCCGCTGGCGCGGCGAATGTTTTGTGTTCGACGAGCGCGTCTCGCTCGGCCAGGGTCTGCGGGAGCGGCAAGAGGAACAGCAATCCGATGAGTGA
- a CDS encoding alpha/beta hydrolase — translation MKRLDHPLPRRAVIKSAGLGVVAAGLSNALPAHAAAAVTVDGADIWSSEYWASKGDVPLWMYRKRLGAPKPGEPSRPVIFFVHGSSVSSRVFDLAVPGHGEYSVMNEFARYGFDCWTMDHENYGKSGRTSGNADIASGVEDLKAAAEIVTRETGRQKFHFLGESSGALRAGAYAMAQPDRADRLVFAAFTYKGEGSPTLTKRAEQLAYYRSHNMRKRDRDMIRSIATRDKPGTSEVAAVEALADAEMQFGDQVPTGTYLDMTANLPVVKPEKVLSPVLLVRGEYDGIATVADLEEFFNLLPNGDRQFVILPGTAHSVTLATNRQLFWHVTRAFLSMPAPIAM, via the coding sequence ATGAAACGTCTCGATCATCCGCTGCCGCGGCGCGCGGTCATCAAGAGCGCGGGGCTCGGTGTTGTCGCGGCAGGCCTCTCCAACGCGTTGCCCGCGCACGCCGCCGCTGCCGTTACCGTGGACGGCGCCGACATCTGGAGCAGCGAATACTGGGCCAGCAAGGGCGACGTGCCGCTGTGGATGTATCGCAAGCGGCTCGGGGCACCGAAACCCGGCGAACCGTCGCGGCCGGTGATCTTCTTCGTGCACGGCTCCTCGGTTTCCTCGCGGGTGTTCGATCTCGCCGTACCCGGCCACGGCGAATATTCGGTCATGAACGAGTTCGCCCGTTACGGCTTCGACTGCTGGACCATGGATCACGAGAACTACGGCAAGTCGGGGCGCACCAGCGGCAATGCCGACATCGCCAGCGGAGTCGAGGACCTGAAGGCGGCGGCCGAAATCGTCACCCGCGAAACCGGCCGGCAGAAATTCCATTTCCTCGGCGAGTCCTCCGGCGCGCTGCGCGCCGGCGCCTATGCGATGGCGCAGCCCGACCGTGCCGATCGGCTGGTGTTCGCCGCCTTCACCTACAAGGGCGAGGGATCGCCGACCCTGACAAAACGCGCCGAGCAGCTCGCTTATTATCGCTCGCACAACATGCGCAAGCGCGACCGCGACATGATCCGCTCGATTGCCACCCGCGACAAGCCGGGCACCAGTGAGGTGGCTGCGGTGGAGGCGCTGGCGGATGCGGAGATGCAGTTCGGCGACCAGGTGCCGACCGGCACTTATCTGGACATGACGGCCAATTTGCCGGTGGTGAAGCCCGAGAAGGTGCTGTCGCCGGTGCTGCTGGTGCGCGGCGAATATGACGGGATCGCCACCGTCGCCGATCTCGAGGAATTCTTCAATCTCTTGCCGAACGGCGACCGGCAGTTCGTGATCCTGCCGGGCACCGCGCATTCGGTCACGCTGGCGACCAACCGGCAATTGTTCTGGCACGTGACGCGCGCGTTCCTGAGTATGCCCGCCCCGATAGCGATGTGA
- a CDS encoding SlyX family protein, with translation MSDDKTLSDRIDALESKLMFQDEAIETLNKTITEQWLKIDALTRQVLSLSDRLQEAEANTPGAANEPPPHY, from the coding sequence ATGAGTGACGATAAGACGCTCAGCGACCGCATCGATGCGCTCGAGTCCAAGCTGATGTTTCAGGACGAAGCCATCGAGACGCTGAACAAGACCATCACCGAGCAATGGCTAAAGATCGACGCGCTGACGCGCCAGGTATTGTCTTTGAGTGACCGCCTGCAGGAGGCCGAGGCGAACACGCCGGGCGCCGCGAACGAACCGCCGCCGCATTACTGA
- a CDS encoding transglutaminase-like domain-containing protein — MQIRAGYDIAFQCFQETPMVLMLSIEPARLGDLLSEHRIEFSPELAARDYVDMFGNTCTRIVAPPGLVEIRNDFLIGDSGLPDEVAPDARQLDVGELPDDALIYLLASRYCDTEKLSSLAWSLFAGIAPGWQRVQAICDYAHDRICFGYHHARSDRTASEGHEERIGVCRDFAHLAVTLCRCMNIPARYCTGYLGDIGVPVDPAPMDFSAWFEVYLDGRWFTFDARHNHPRIGRIVMARGRDAADVAISTNFGPAQLVKFSVITGEVVSEADQVSRAA; from the coding sequence GTGCAAATCCGTGCCGGTTACGACATCGCCTTCCAGTGCTTCCAGGAAACCCCGATGGTCCTGATGCTCAGCATTGAGCCGGCGCGGCTGGGCGATCTCCTGAGCGAGCACCGGATCGAATTCTCGCCGGAGCTTGCCGCGCGAGACTATGTCGACATGTTCGGCAATACCTGCACTCGAATCGTCGCGCCGCCCGGCCTGGTCGAGATCCGCAATGATTTTCTGATCGGGGACAGCGGCCTGCCCGATGAGGTCGCGCCCGATGCGAGACAACTCGATGTCGGCGAACTTCCCGACGACGCGCTGATCTATCTGCTGGCAAGCCGTTATTGCGACACCGAGAAATTGTCCAGCCTGGCCTGGTCGTTGTTCGCGGGCATTGCGCCGGGCTGGCAGCGGGTACAGGCGATCTGCGATTATGCCCATGACCGGATCTGCTTCGGCTACCATCACGCGCGCAGCGATCGTACCGCGTCCGAGGGCCACGAGGAGCGTATCGGCGTGTGCCGCGACTTCGCGCATCTCGCCGTCACGCTGTGCCGCTGCATGAATATTCCAGCGCGTTACTGCACCGGCTATCTCGGCGATATCGGCGTGCCTGTCGATCCCGCGCCGATGGATTTCAGCGCCTGGTTCGAGGTCTATCTCGACGGACGCTGGTTCACTTTCGATGCACGCCACAACCATCCACGGATCGGCCGCATCGTCATGGCGCGCGGCCGCGATGCGGCTGACGTCGCGATCTCGACCAATTTCGGTCCGGCGCAGCTCGTGAAGTTTTCCGTCATCACCGGGGAAGTGGTTTCGGAAGCGGATCAGGTCTCCAGGGCGGCGTGA
- the ggt gene encoding gamma-glutamyltransferase, translating to MRNFHLAGRSTVHAQNAMVATSHPLAALTAIEVMRAGGTAADAAVAGSALLAVIEPQSTGIGGDCFALLQPRGEGKIVAYNGSGRAPKAATAGWYLERNMHSIPLTSAHAVSIPGAVDAWATILRDHGKLGFDTLLQPAIKAAEEGYVVAPRIAFDWKNQFEKLKTGTNTERYLLPHGKPAVAGDVIRQPELGKTLRAIARDGRDAFYKGAIAEDMVETLRGIGGLHTLDDFEGHTTETTSPIGTIYKGHDVWQCPPNGPGITMLVMLNILSRFDLTRFPALSVERFHLEAEAARAAYMMREQHIGDPAYVNVDVARILTPEFAEEHAGKIRMDGLRDLPNVAPPMNPSTIYITVVDKDRNVCSFINSIAHSFGSAIVSDKTGVLLQNRGGGFRIQPGHPNCIAPGKRPLHTIIPSLVTKNGRAQMPFGVMGGQYQPVGQVHVLTNMLDYGCDVQEAIDMPRGLHYEGVYQLEDGVPAAIVEGLKKLGHQTTNVVGPLGGGQAIWIDWDKGTLTGGSDPRKDGCALGY from the coding sequence ATGAGGAATTTCCATCTCGCCGGCCGGTCGACGGTCCACGCCCAGAACGCGATGGTGGCGACGTCCCATCCTCTTGCAGCGCTGACGGCGATCGAGGTGATGCGGGCCGGCGGCACCGCCGCCGACGCCGCGGTGGCGGGCAGCGCGCTCTTGGCCGTGATCGAGCCCCAGTCCACCGGGATCGGCGGCGACTGCTTCGCGCTGCTGCAGCCGAGGGGCGAGGGCAAGATCGTTGCCTATAACGGCTCGGGCCGCGCGCCGAAGGCCGCGACAGCGGGATGGTATCTCGAGCGCAACATGCACTCGATCCCCCTGACCTCGGCACACGCGGTCTCCATTCCCGGCGCGGTCGACGCCTGGGCGACCATCCTGCGCGATCACGGCAAGCTCGGGTTCGACACCCTGTTGCAGCCGGCGATCAAGGCCGCGGAAGAGGGCTACGTCGTTGCCCCCCGCATCGCCTTCGACTGGAAGAACCAGTTCGAAAAACTGAAGACGGGCACCAACACCGAGCGCTATCTGCTGCCGCACGGCAAGCCCGCGGTCGCCGGCGACGTGATCCGGCAACCCGAGCTCGGCAAGACGCTGCGCGCCATCGCTAGGGATGGCCGCGACGCATTCTACAAGGGCGCCATCGCCGAGGACATGGTCGAGACCCTGCGCGGGATCGGCGGACTGCACACGCTGGACGATTTCGAAGGCCATACCACCGAGACCACTTCCCCGATCGGCACCATCTATAAGGGCCACGACGTCTGGCAGTGCCCGCCGAACGGCCCGGGCATCACCATGCTGGTGATGCTCAATATCCTGTCGCGCTTCGACCTGACCAGGTTCCCGGCGCTCAGCGTCGAGCGGTTCCATCTCGAGGCCGAGGCGGCGCGGGCCGCCTACATGATGCGCGAGCAGCACATCGGCGATCCCGCTTACGTCAATGTCGACGTGGCGAGGATCCTGACCCCCGAATTCGCCGAGGAACATGCCGGCAAGATCAGGATGGACGGCTTGCGCGATCTGCCGAACGTGGCGCCGCCGATGAATCCCTCGACGATCTACATCACCGTGGTCGACAAGGACCGCAACGTCTGTTCGTTCATCAATTCGATCGCGCATTCCTTCGGTTCCGCGATCGTCTCCGACAAGACCGGGGTGCTCCTGCAAAACCGCGGGGGCGGGTTCCGTATTCAGCCCGGCCATCCCAATTGCATCGCACCGGGCAAGCGGCCCTTGCACACGATCATTCCGAGCCTCGTCACCAAAAATGGTCGCGCGCAAATGCCATTCGGGGTGATGGGCGGGCAGTATCAGCCGGTCGGGCAGGTGCATGTGCTGACCAACATGCTCGACTATGGTTGCGACGTGCAGGAGGCCATCGATATGCCGCGCGGCCTGCATTACGAGGGCGTCTATCAGCTCGAGGACGGCGTGCCCGCCGCGATCGTCGAGGGGCTGAAGAAGCTTGGGCACCAGACCACCAACGTGGTCGGCCCGCTCGGCGGCGGCCAGGCGATCTGGATCGACTGGGACAAGGGCACGCTCACCGGCGGCTCCGATCCACGCAAGGACGGCTGCGCGCTGGGCTATTGA
- a CDS encoding cupin domain-containing protein, whose amino-acid sequence MTGSHDHPDAGHSHAGHDHGDAERWKHDGVRVIPGNQLDPNVPSTPGMDRKAAINFARAGAQKLWAGTVTIKPDAKTGAHHHGHLESIIYVVKGKARMRWGEHLQFTAEAGPGDFIFVPPYVPHQEINASRDEVLECVLVRSDGQAVAINLDIEPVERPETVLWIDPVHRDPAETK is encoded by the coding sequence ATGACGGGCTCTCACGATCACCCCGATGCCGGCCATTCCCACGCCGGTCATGACCACGGCGACGCCGAGCGCTGGAAGCATGATGGCGTCCGCGTTATTCCCGGCAACCAGCTCGATCCCAACGTGCCCTCGACGCCCGGCATGGACCGCAAGGCCGCGATCAATTTTGCTCGCGCCGGCGCGCAGAAATTGTGGGCCGGTACCGTGACCATCAAGCCCGACGCCAAGACCGGCGCGCATCATCACGGCCACCTCGAAAGCATCATCTATGTCGTGAAGGGCAAGGCGCGGATGCGCTGGGGCGAGCATCTGCAATTCACCGCGGAAGCGGGGCCCGGCGATTTCATCTTCGTTCCGCCGTACGTGCCGCACCAGGAGATCAACGCCAGCCGCGACGAGGTGCTGGAATGCGTGCTGGTGCGCAGCGACGGCCAGGCGGTTGCGATCAATCTCGACATCGAGCCGGTGGAAAGGCCGGAGACCGTGCTGTGGATCGATCCCGTGCACCGCGATCCGGCGGAGACGAAGTAG
- a CDS encoding VOC family protein has protein sequence MSKISPCLWFDGEAEQAANFYVSLLPDSRIEKVQRNSIDSPGGKAGSVLVVEFTLAGQRFMALNGGTRFEYTPAVSFKIDCVDQAEVDRLWDALLAGGGHASRCGWLRDRYGLSWQIAPTALVQYLGGPDPAGAQRAMAAMLQMVKLDVAGLKRAYEGKSAA, from the coding sequence ATGTCCAAAATCTCCCCCTGCCTGTGGTTCGACGGCGAGGCCGAACAGGCCGCGAATTTCTATGTTTCGTTGCTGCCGGATTCGCGGATCGAAAAGGTACAGAGGAACAGTATCGACAGCCCCGGCGGTAAGGCCGGTTCGGTCCTGGTTGTGGAATTCACGCTGGCCGGGCAGCGCTTCATGGCGCTCAACGGCGGTACGCGGTTCGAATACACCCCTGCGGTCTCCTTCAAGATCGATTGTGTCGATCAGGCCGAAGTGGACCGGCTGTGGGACGCGCTACTGGCCGGTGGCGGCCACGCCTCGCGCTGCGGCTGGCTCCGCGATCGTTACGGCCTGTCCTGGCAGATTGCGCCGACCGCGCTTGTGCAATATCTCGGCGGCCCTGATCCTGCCGGCGCGCAGCGGGCGATGGCCGCCATGCTGCAGATGGTGAAGCTCGATGTCGCGGGCCTCAAGCGGGCCTATGAGGGCAAATCGGCGGCGTAG
- a CDS encoding FKBP-type peptidyl-prolyl cis-trans isomerase, which translates to MVVAAPLACVPTIAAAQTAGKTMTTASGLQIIDTTVGTGASPKPGQTCVMHYTGWLYEDGKKGKKFDSSVDRNEPFEFPIGQHRVIAGWDEGVATMKVGGKRTLIIPPALGYGARGAGGAIPPNATLIFDVELLAVK; encoded by the coding sequence ATGGTCGTGGCCGCGCCATTGGCCTGTGTACCGACCATAGCAGCGGCTCAGACCGCAGGAAAAACCATGACCACAGCTTCAGGCTTGCAGATTATCGATACCACCGTCGGCACCGGCGCCTCGCCAAAACCCGGCCAGACCTGCGTCATGCATTACACCGGCTGGCTTTACGAGGACGGCAAGAAGGGCAAGAAGTTCGATTCGTCGGTCGACCGCAACGAGCCGTTCGAATTCCCGATCGGGCAGCACCGCGTGATCGCGGGCTGGGACGAGGGCGTCGCCACCATGAAGGTCGGCGGCAAGCGCACTCTGATCATTCCGCCCGCGCTCGGCTACGGCGCCCGCGGCGCCGGCGGCGCGATCCCGCCGAATGCGACGCTGATCTTCGACGTCGAACTGCTGGCGGTGAAGTAG
- a CDS encoding DUF6894 family protein, whose translation MPIFHFDIADRVRLEDPVGLDCDSEHDARRTADLIARQIAIDLAGDSEPRAVVVVDEAGSEIYHAPVRA comes from the coding sequence ATGCCGATTTTTCATTTTGATATTGCCGACCGAGTCCGGCTCGAAGATCCGGTCGGACTGGATTGCGACAGCGAGCATGACGCCAGGAGAACCGCCGACCTGATCGCCCGACAGATCGCCATCGACCTCGCTGGTGACAGCGAGCCTCGCGCGGTAGTGGTGGTCGATGAGGCCGGTTCGGAAATCTACCATGCGCCGGTGAGGGCCTGA
- a CDS encoding OmpA family protein, whose product MTRTHRLTATAAIALTAALSMTASLAIAGDNNVSANQIVNALQPKPLTRSLSGAPQIDPAVKAKEMSFVATLQNRKTRSLSTGEREEIAEIASTKPKIDLDIQFDYNSAEISKASLPSVQELGKALSNASLRGSTFVLAGHTDAVGGEAFNQDLSERRADTIKRYLTDKYGINNGTDLVTVGYGKSKPKDPNAPMDPVNRRVEVVNMDTKTASK is encoded by the coding sequence ATGACCCGCACTCACAGACTTACCGCAACTGCGGCAATTGCGCTGACTGCCGCGCTGTCGATGACGGCGAGCCTTGCGATCGCCGGCGATAACAACGTCTCTGCGAACCAGATCGTCAATGCGCTGCAGCCGAAGCCGCTGACCCGCAGCCTTTCCGGCGCGCCGCAGATCGATCCGGCCGTCAAGGCCAAGGAAATGAGCTTTGTTGCAACGCTGCAGAACCGCAAGACCCGGTCGCTCTCCACCGGCGAGCGCGAGGAAATCGCGGAGATCGCGTCGACCAAGCCGAAGATCGATCTCGATATCCAGTTCGACTACAACTCCGCCGAAATCAGCAAGGCCTCGCTGCCTTCGGTGCAGGAGCTCGGCAAAGCGCTGTCGAACGCAAGTCTCAGGGGTTCGACCTTCGTCCTCGCCGGTCATACCGACGCGGTCGGCGGCGAAGCCTTCAACCAGGATCTTTCCGAGCGCCGCGCCGATACCATCAAGCGCTACCTCACCGACAAGTACGGCATCAACAACGGCACCGATCTGGTCACCGTCGGCTATGGCAAGAGCAAGCCGAAGGATCCGAACGCGCCGATGGACCCGGTCAACCGCCGCGTCGAAGTCGTCAACATGGACACCAAGACGGCGTCGAAGTAA